A window of the Megalopta genalis isolate 19385.01 chromosome 2, iyMegGena1_principal, whole genome shotgun sequence genome harbors these coding sequences:
- the Sap30 gene encoding SIN3-associated polypeptide 30: MNGFSTGEEDSRGAADQICCLVDEGERCTRPAGNASYSKRIQKTVTQRRLKLNLDQVARHIYICDYHKQVIQCARSKQQQQRRRKDSEEDSGETDNDLPEVDLFQLQVGTLRRYKRHYKVSTRPGLNKAQLADTLMKHFKTIPVVEREALSFFMYTVKTNANKLDQKNGLSNDTT; the protein is encoded by the exons atgaatggaTTCAGTACCGGTGAAGAAGATTCCAGAGGAGCTGCTGATCAAATTTGTTGCCTTGTAGATGAGGGTGAACGATGCACTCGGCCAGCTGGCAACGCTTCTTACAGTAAACGAATTCAAAAAACTGTAACACAGCGGCGATTGAAACTTAATCTCGATCAAGTG GCACGTCATATATACATTTGTGATTATCATAAACAAGTAATCCAATGTGCAAGATcaaaacaacagcagcagcgaAGGCGTAAAGATTCTGAAGAAGATTCTGGAGAAACTGACAATGACCTTCCAGAGGTTGACCTTTTCCAATTACAAGTTGGTACTTTAAGGCGGTATAAGAGGCATTATAAAGTTTCTACACGTCCAGGTTTAAATAAAGCTCAATTAGCAGAT ACTCTTATGAAGCATTTTAAGACCATCCCTGTAGTTGAAAGAGAAGCGTTAAGCTTTTTCATGTACACAGTAAAAACGAATGCAAACAAATTGGATCAAAAGAATGGTTTAAGTAATGATACCACATAG
- the Rrp45 gene encoding exosome complex component Rrp45 isoform X1: MKESILTNCEKNFVNKAVKYGMRLDGRNLLEARSVKLYFGSDWGSCMVLLGQTRVVAQVSCDIQQPKTSRPNEGMLHINVELNPLAASHFDGGRQSEASILISRQLDKCFKDSKCIDLESLCIISDKKVWNVRVDINIINHDGNLIDCASIATLAALLHFHRPDVTSTGEDIIIHSFSEKDPLPLTVYHYPVCVSFITFESGDTIMDPTYLEERVGVAQLTLGMNSYREVCSLHFNYLTKTMTVQDVISAVSHYAANYATTLVQQIREAVTQDVEARYKKDDRNTNRFKECITLKKLTTINTECISIKLRKWGEVEKVESREVCEEAEDSKCRIIKPGEGSAELIVDTHMSIGEGGPSAWNMSESSEEASDVEITAEVRKEEKVRKKMPDDTEINEDSEEEATEMLNTEDMMQ, translated from the exons ATGAAGGAATCAATATTAACAAATTGtgaaaaaaattttgtaaataaGGCAGTGAAATATGGAATG CGATTAGATGGCAGAAATTTATTGGAAGCAAGATCAGTAAAACTTTATTTTGGATCCGATTGGGGAAGCTGTATGGTTTTACTTGGTCAAACTAG GGTGGTAGCACAAGTATCATGTGATATACAGCAACCTAAAACATCACGTCCTAATGAAGGAATGTTGCATATCAATGTTGAACTGAATCCATTGGCAGCCTCACATTTTGATGGTGGTAGACAGTCTGAAGCTTCAATATTAATTAGTCGACAACTTGACAAATGTTTTAAAGATTCAAAATGTATAGACTTGGAATCATTATGTATTATATCTGATAAAAAG GTATGGAATGTAAGAGTTgacataaatattattaatcatGATGGAAATTTAATTGACTGTGCTTCTATTGCAACATTAGCAGCTTTGTTACATTTTCATAGACCAGATGTAACATCAACTGGTGAAGATATTATAATTCATTCTTTTTCTGAAAAAGATCCTCTTCCTTTAACAGTATATCATTATCCAGTTTGTGTGTCTTTTATAACATTTGAAAG TGGAGATACAATTATGGACCCTACGTATTTGGAAGAAAGAGTTGGAGTTGCTCAACTCACACTTGGCATGAATTCTTACAGAGAAGTTTGTAgtttacattttaattatttgacAAAAACTATGACCGTGCAAGATGTAATATCAGCAGTTTCTCATTATGCAGCAAACTATGCTACTACATTAGTACAACAGATTAGGGAAGCAGTAACTCAGGATGTGGAAGCAAG gtaCAAGAAAGATGATCGTAATACAAATCGATTTAAAGAGTGCATAACACTAAAAAAATTGACTACAATCAATACTGAATGTATTAGTATTAAATTACGTAAATGGGGTGAAGTAGAAAAAGTGGAATCTAGag AAGTTTGCGAAGAAGCTGAGGACAGTAAATGCAGAATTATAAAACCTGGAGAAGGTTCAGCTGAATTAATAGTAGACACT CATATGTCAATTGGTGAAGGTGGACCTAGTGCATGGAATATGTCAGAATCTTCAGAGGAAGCGAGTGATGTAGAAATTACAGCTGAAGTAAGGAAAGAagagaaagtaagaaaaaaaatgcCAGATGACACAG AAATAAATGAAGACAGTGAAGAAGAAGCTACTGAAATGTTAAATACAGAAGACATGATGCAGTAA
- the Rrp45 gene encoding exosome complex component Rrp45 isoform X2, which yields MILLVLLRLDGRNLLEARSVKLYFGSDWGSCMVLLGQTRVVAQVSCDIQQPKTSRPNEGMLHINVELNPLAASHFDGGRQSEASILISRQLDKCFKDSKCIDLESLCIISDKKVWNVRVDINIINHDGNLIDCASIATLAALLHFHRPDVTSTGEDIIIHSFSEKDPLPLTVYHYPVCVSFITFESGDTIMDPTYLEERVGVAQLTLGMNSYREVCSLHFNYLTKTMTVQDVISAVSHYAANYATTLVQQIREAVTQDVEARYKKDDRNTNRFKECITLKKLTTINTECISIKLRKWGEVEKVESREVCEEAEDSKCRIIKPGEGSAELIVDTHMSIGEGGPSAWNMSESSEEASDVEITAEVRKEEKVRKKMPDDTEINEDSEEEATEMLNTEDMMQ from the exons atgattttattagTATTGCTG CGATTAGATGGCAGAAATTTATTGGAAGCAAGATCAGTAAAACTTTATTTTGGATCCGATTGGGGAAGCTGTATGGTTTTACTTGGTCAAACTAG GGTGGTAGCACAAGTATCATGTGATATACAGCAACCTAAAACATCACGTCCTAATGAAGGAATGTTGCATATCAATGTTGAACTGAATCCATTGGCAGCCTCACATTTTGATGGTGGTAGACAGTCTGAAGCTTCAATATTAATTAGTCGACAACTTGACAAATGTTTTAAAGATTCAAAATGTATAGACTTGGAATCATTATGTATTATATCTGATAAAAAG GTATGGAATGTAAGAGTTgacataaatattattaatcatGATGGAAATTTAATTGACTGTGCTTCTATTGCAACATTAGCAGCTTTGTTACATTTTCATAGACCAGATGTAACATCAACTGGTGAAGATATTATAATTCATTCTTTTTCTGAAAAAGATCCTCTTCCTTTAACAGTATATCATTATCCAGTTTGTGTGTCTTTTATAACATTTGAAAG TGGAGATACAATTATGGACCCTACGTATTTGGAAGAAAGAGTTGGAGTTGCTCAACTCACACTTGGCATGAATTCTTACAGAGAAGTTTGTAgtttacattttaattatttgacAAAAACTATGACCGTGCAAGATGTAATATCAGCAGTTTCTCATTATGCAGCAAACTATGCTACTACATTAGTACAACAGATTAGGGAAGCAGTAACTCAGGATGTGGAAGCAAG gtaCAAGAAAGATGATCGTAATACAAATCGATTTAAAGAGTGCATAACACTAAAAAAATTGACTACAATCAATACTGAATGTATTAGTATTAAATTACGTAAATGGGGTGAAGTAGAAAAAGTGGAATCTAGag AAGTTTGCGAAGAAGCTGAGGACAGTAAATGCAGAATTATAAAACCTGGAGAAGGTTCAGCTGAATTAATAGTAGACACT CATATGTCAATTGGTGAAGGTGGACCTAGTGCATGGAATATGTCAGAATCTTCAGAGGAAGCGAGTGATGTAGAAATTACAGCTGAAGTAAGGAAAGAagagaaagtaagaaaaaaaatgcCAGATGACACAG AAATAAATGAAGACAGTGAAGAAGAAGCTACTGAAATGTTAAATACAGAAGACATGATGCAGTAA
- the Rrp45 gene encoding exosome complex component Rrp45 isoform X3, producing the protein MKESILTNCEKNFVNKAVKYGMRLDGRNLLEARSVKLYFGSDWGSCMVLLGQTRVVAQVSCDIQQPKTSRPNEGMLHINVELNPLAASHFDGGRQSEASILISRQLDKCFKDSKCIDLESLCIISDKKVWNVRVDINIINHDGNLIDCASIATLAALLHFHRPDVTSTGEDIIIHSFSEKDPLPLTVYHYPVCVSFITFESGDTIMDPTYLEERVGVAQLTLGMNSYREVCSLHFNYLTKTMTVQDVISAVSHYAANYATTLVQQIREAVTQDVEARYKKDDRNTNRFKECITLKKLTTINTECISIKLRKWGEVEKVESREVCEEAEDSKCRIIKPGEGSAELIVDTLQMVLIYLTK; encoded by the exons ATGAAGGAATCAATATTAACAAATTGtgaaaaaaattttgtaaataaGGCAGTGAAATATGGAATG CGATTAGATGGCAGAAATTTATTGGAAGCAAGATCAGTAAAACTTTATTTTGGATCCGATTGGGGAAGCTGTATGGTTTTACTTGGTCAAACTAG GGTGGTAGCACAAGTATCATGTGATATACAGCAACCTAAAACATCACGTCCTAATGAAGGAATGTTGCATATCAATGTTGAACTGAATCCATTGGCAGCCTCACATTTTGATGGTGGTAGACAGTCTGAAGCTTCAATATTAATTAGTCGACAACTTGACAAATGTTTTAAAGATTCAAAATGTATAGACTTGGAATCATTATGTATTATATCTGATAAAAAG GTATGGAATGTAAGAGTTgacataaatattattaatcatGATGGAAATTTAATTGACTGTGCTTCTATTGCAACATTAGCAGCTTTGTTACATTTTCATAGACCAGATGTAACATCAACTGGTGAAGATATTATAATTCATTCTTTTTCTGAAAAAGATCCTCTTCCTTTAACAGTATATCATTATCCAGTTTGTGTGTCTTTTATAACATTTGAAAG TGGAGATACAATTATGGACCCTACGTATTTGGAAGAAAGAGTTGGAGTTGCTCAACTCACACTTGGCATGAATTCTTACAGAGAAGTTTGTAgtttacattttaattatttgacAAAAACTATGACCGTGCAAGATGTAATATCAGCAGTTTCTCATTATGCAGCAAACTATGCTACTACATTAGTACAACAGATTAGGGAAGCAGTAACTCAGGATGTGGAAGCAAG gtaCAAGAAAGATGATCGTAATACAAATCGATTTAAAGAGTGCATAACACTAAAAAAATTGACTACAATCAATACTGAATGTATTAGTATTAAATTACGTAAATGGGGTGAAGTAGAAAAAGTGGAATCTAGag AAGTTTGCGAAGAAGCTGAGGACAGTAAATGCAGAATTATAAAACCTGGAGAAGGTTCAGCTGAATTAATAGTAGACACT CTACAGATGGTCTTAATTTACTTAACAAAATAA
- the LOC117218367 gene encoding high mobility group protein B1-like 1 isoform X1: MLILHSKVLIPWINILVGLLLSLGSWAQNSTRKHFVNMESTDRKNVYLTKTGDNSLNSGMRDTMIVGQTNMTSECGEPVMKPGNVSNVSNNQTKWSNMQSKNFILNAVPVKNEIVHLEDGAHCNKKMHYYERHYVSHDETEKPTRRGTKRYRDKDAPKRALSAFFYFCQELRGKMRELHPEMGVGDIAKELGKLWMSTDLQTKSKYMAIAEEDRARYEREIIAYNKRVKNYDPEEVGPV, encoded by the exons ATGTTGATATTACATTCGAAAGTTTTAATACCTTGGATTAATATCTTGGTTGGTTTATTATT ATCATTGGGTTCCTGGGCACAAAATTCTACAAGAAAACATTTTGTAAACATGGAATCAACTGACAGGAAGAATGTTTATCTTACAAAAACAGGTGATAATTCTTTGAATTCTGGTATGAGAGATACAATGATTGTTGGTCAAACAAATATGACTTCAG AATGTGGTGAACCAGTAATGAAACCTGGCAATGTCTCGAATGTTTCAAATAATCAAACAAAATGGTCAaatatgcaaagtaaaaattttaTTCTTAATGCAGTACCAGTGAAGAATGAA ATTGTACATCTTGAAGATGGGGCACATTGCAATAAAAAAATGCATTACTATGAGAGACATTATGTAAGCCATGATGAAACAGAGAAACCGACACGTAGGGGAACAAAAAGATACAGGGACAAAGATGCGCCTAAGAGAGCATT GTCTGCATTTTTTTACTTTTGTCAAGAGCTACGTGGTAAAATGAGAGAATTACATCCAGAGATGGGAGTAGGTGACATTGCCAAAGAATTGGGTAAATTATGGATGAGCACAGATCTTCAAACAAAGTCAAAATATATGGCAATAGCAGAAGAAGATAGAGCCAGATATGAAAGA GAAATAATTGCATACAACAAAAGAGTAAAAAATTATGATCCTGAAGAAGTTGGACCTGTGTAA
- the LOC117218367 gene encoding high mobility group protein B1 isoform X2, translating into MESTDRKNVYLTKTGDNSLNSGMRDTMIVGQTNMTSECGEPVMKPGNVSNVSNNQTKWSNMQSKNFILNAVPVKNEIVHLEDGAHCNKKMHYYERHYVSHDETEKPTRRGTKRYRDKDAPKRALSAFFYFCQELRGKMRELHPEMGVGDIAKELGKLWMSTDLQTKSKYMAIAEEDRARYEREIIAYNKRVKNYDPEEVGPV; encoded by the exons ATGGAATCAACTGACAGGAAGAATGTTTATCTTACAAAAACAGGTGATAATTCTTTGAATTCTGGTATGAGAGATACAATGATTGTTGGTCAAACAAATATGACTTCAG AATGTGGTGAACCAGTAATGAAACCTGGCAATGTCTCGAATGTTTCAAATAATCAAACAAAATGGTCAaatatgcaaagtaaaaattttaTTCTTAATGCAGTACCAGTGAAGAATGAA ATTGTACATCTTGAAGATGGGGCACATTGCAATAAAAAAATGCATTACTATGAGAGACATTATGTAAGCCATGATGAAACAGAGAAACCGACACGTAGGGGAACAAAAAGATACAGGGACAAAGATGCGCCTAAGAGAGCATT GTCTGCATTTTTTTACTTTTGTCAAGAGCTACGTGGTAAAATGAGAGAATTACATCCAGAGATGGGAGTAGGTGACATTGCCAAAGAATTGGGTAAATTATGGATGAGCACAGATCTTCAAACAAAGTCAAAATATATGGCAATAGCAGAAGAAGATAGAGCCAGATATGAAAGA GAAATAATTGCATACAACAAAAGAGTAAAAAATTATGATCCTGAAGAAGTTGGACCTGTGTAA
- the LOC117218293 gene encoding tRNA (carboxymethyluridine(34)-5-O)-methyltransferase alkbh8 isoform X2: MEEKFIKKSLRKQQRAHHRLLKDMNIKCCNNPTKYLMICNAGLITGLKRETLQNITNSTVSKYDIIMPPNKSYCFIKFYSVEDAECTYKKIHGHVKINGLDTPLYATFTESVPDVDDQSSHELPPGLRLIENIITEEEENHLLSTIDWTNEESVSYDLKHRKVKHFGYEFQYNSNEVNPDIPITPIPEEYQFLQMLFKQYHNVSYEYDQLTINHYLPGQGIPPHVDTHSVFEDSILSLSLGSACIMDFKRDDEKVNILLPPRSLLIMSGEARYAWSHGICPRHNDIVKSTDGTTTQPRGTRVSFTFRKVRRGDCLCAFPQYCNIKRKSPTTLIDDKIATGLEFSYVHNVYENISNHFNETRHKQWPNVLKFLQSLNPGDILLDVGCGNGKYLHEQHNIFKVGCDRSQNLMKICYKKKFEVFLSDCLYLPYRDNSIDAAISIAVIHHLSTHERRKQAIAELARLLRPNGKCLIYVWAKEQEKDSTQTAYLKYNTNMLVPWKRKEGGNFLRYYHVFEEGELPQLCSQIPMVKIEHVYYDEGNWCVILQKE, encoded by the exons ATGGAAGAAAAATTCATTAAAAAGAGTCTCCGTAAACAACAACGAGCTCATCACAGACTTCTTAAAGATATGAATATTAAATGCTGTAATAATCCAACAAAg TATTTGATGATTTGCAATGCTGGTTTGATAACTGGACTCAAACGAGAAACATTACAAAATATTACAAACTCAACTGTTTcgaaatatgatataataatgccACCAAATAAATCCTATTGtttcattaaattttattcaGTGGAAGATGCTGAATGTACATATAAAAAAATTCATGGTCATGTAAAAATTAATGGTTTAGATACACCATTATATGCAACATTTACAGAATCAG TTCCTGATGTAGATGATCAGTCATCTCATGAACTTCCTCCAGGACTtagattaatagaaaatattataactgaagaagaagaaaatcaTTTATTGAGTACAATTGATTGGACTAATGAag AATCTGTTTCATATGATTTAAAACATAGAAAAGTTAAACATTTTGGCTATgaatttcaatataattcaaacgAAGTAAATCCTGATATACCAATTACACCTATTCCCGAAGAATATCAATTTTtacaaatgttatttaagcaatatcaCAACGTATCATATGAATACGATCAGTTAACAATAAACCATTATTTACCTGGGCAAG GAATTCCTCCACATGTTGATACACATAGCGTCTTTGAAGATTCTatattgtcattgtcattgggTTCAGCATGTATTATGGATTTTAAACGAGACGATGAGAAAGTCAATATTCTTTTACCTCCTCGTTCATTATTGATTATGTCGGGAGAGGCTCGTTATGCATGGTCCCATGGAATTTGCCCCAGACATAATGATATAGTCAAATCTACAGATGGAACAACGACACAACCACGTGGTACAAGAGTGTCATTTACATTTCGAAAAGTGAGAAGAGGTGATTGCCTTTGTGCTTTTCCACAATACTGTAACATTAAAAGAAAATCTCCCACTACTCTTATAGATGATAAAATAGCAACAGGACTAGAATTCTCTTATGTACATAAT gtttatgaaaatatttcaaatcATTTCAATGAAACTAGACATAAGCAGTGGCCAAACGTTTTAAAGTTTCTTCAATCATTAAATCCAGGTGACATTCTGTTAGATGTAGGTTGTGGAAATGGCAAATATCTTCATGAACAACATAATATATTTAAG GTTGGATGTGATCGAAGCcaaaatttaatgaaaatatgTTACAAAAAGAAATTTGAAGTTTTTTTATCTGACTGTTTATATTTGCCATATAGAGATAATAGTATAGATGCAGCAATAAGCATAGCAGTAATTCATCATCTTTCAACCCATGAAAGAAGAAAACAAGCAATTGCAGAATTGGCACGACTTCTTAGACCTAATGGAAAATGTTTAATTTATGTATGGGCAAAAGAACAAGAAAAAGATTCTACTCAAACTGCATACCTAAAGTATAATACAA ATATGCTTGTTCCTTGGAAAAGGAAAGAAGGAGGAAATTTTCTAAGATATTATCACGTATTCGAAGAAGGGGAACTACCGCAGTTGTGCTCACAAATACCTATGGTTAAAATAGAACACGTATATTATGACGAAGGAAATTGGTGTGTAATTTTACAAAAAGAATAG
- the LOC117218293 gene encoding tRNA (carboxymethyluridine(34)-5-O)-methyltransferase alkbh8 isoform X1, translating into MEEKFIKKSLRKQQRAHHRLLKDMNIKCCNNPTKYLMICNAGLITGLKRETLQNITNSTVSKYDIIMPPNKSYCFIKFYSVEDAECTYKKIHGHVKINGLDTPLYATFTESVPDVDDQSSHELPPGLRLIENIITEEEENHLLSTIDWTNEESVSYDLKHRKVKHFGYEFQYNSNEVNPDIPITPIPEEYQFLQMLFKQYHNVSYEYDQLTINHYLPGQGIPPHVDTHSVFEDSILSLSLGSACIMDFKRDDEKVNILLPPRSLLIMSGEARYAWSHGICPRHNDIVKSTDGTTTQPRGTRVSFTFRKVRRGDCLCAFPQYCNIKRKSPTTLIDDKIATGLEFSYVHNVYENISNHFNETRHKQWPNVLKFLQSLNPGDILLDVGCGNGKYLHEQHNIFKVGCDRSQNLMKICYKKKFEVFLSDCLYLPYRDNSIDAAISIAVIHHLSTHERRKQAIAELARLLRPNGKCLIYVWAKEQEKDSTQTAYLKYNTSKKDNTPSCVQKLTEYGVILPVHENRTKFMSTDMLVPWKRKEGGNFLRYYHVFEEGELPQLCSQIPMVKIEHVYYDEGNWCVILQKE; encoded by the exons ATGGAAGAAAAATTCATTAAAAAGAGTCTCCGTAAACAACAACGAGCTCATCACAGACTTCTTAAAGATATGAATATTAAATGCTGTAATAATCCAACAAAg TATTTGATGATTTGCAATGCTGGTTTGATAACTGGACTCAAACGAGAAACATTACAAAATATTACAAACTCAACTGTTTcgaaatatgatataataatgccACCAAATAAATCCTATTGtttcattaaattttattcaGTGGAAGATGCTGAATGTACATATAAAAAAATTCATGGTCATGTAAAAATTAATGGTTTAGATACACCATTATATGCAACATTTACAGAATCAG TTCCTGATGTAGATGATCAGTCATCTCATGAACTTCCTCCAGGACTtagattaatagaaaatattataactgaagaagaagaaaatcaTTTATTGAGTACAATTGATTGGACTAATGAag AATCTGTTTCATATGATTTAAAACATAGAAAAGTTAAACATTTTGGCTATgaatttcaatataattcaaacgAAGTAAATCCTGATATACCAATTACACCTATTCCCGAAGAATATCAATTTTtacaaatgttatttaagcaatatcaCAACGTATCATATGAATACGATCAGTTAACAATAAACCATTATTTACCTGGGCAAG GAATTCCTCCACATGTTGATACACATAGCGTCTTTGAAGATTCTatattgtcattgtcattgggTTCAGCATGTATTATGGATTTTAAACGAGACGATGAGAAAGTCAATATTCTTTTACCTCCTCGTTCATTATTGATTATGTCGGGAGAGGCTCGTTATGCATGGTCCCATGGAATTTGCCCCAGACATAATGATATAGTCAAATCTACAGATGGAACAACGACACAACCACGTGGTACAAGAGTGTCATTTACATTTCGAAAAGTGAGAAGAGGTGATTGCCTTTGTGCTTTTCCACAATACTGTAACATTAAAAGAAAATCTCCCACTACTCTTATAGATGATAAAATAGCAACAGGACTAGAATTCTCTTATGTACATAAT gtttatgaaaatatttcaaatcATTTCAATGAAACTAGACATAAGCAGTGGCCAAACGTTTTAAAGTTTCTTCAATCATTAAATCCAGGTGACATTCTGTTAGATGTAGGTTGTGGAAATGGCAAATATCTTCATGAACAACATAATATATTTAAG GTTGGATGTGATCGAAGCcaaaatttaatgaaaatatgTTACAAAAAGAAATTTGAAGTTTTTTTATCTGACTGTTTATATTTGCCATATAGAGATAATAGTATAGATGCAGCAATAAGCATAGCAGTAATTCATCATCTTTCAACCCATGAAAGAAGAAAACAAGCAATTGCAGAATTGGCACGACTTCTTAGACCTAATGGAAAATGTTTAATTTATGTATGGGCAAAAGAACAAGAAAAAGATTCTACTCAAACTGCATACCTAAAGTATAATACAAGTAAAAAAGATAATACACCGTCATGTGTACAGAAATTAACAGAATATGGTGTAATATTACCAGTTCATGAAAATCGTACAAAATTTATGTCTACAGATATGCTTGTTCCTTGGAAAAGGAAAGAAGGAGGAAATTTTCTAAGATATTATCACGTATTCGAAGAAGGGGAACTACCGCAGTTGTGCTCACAAATACCTATGGTTAAAATAGAACACGTATATTATGACGAAGGAAATTGGTGTGTAATTTTACAAAAAGAATAG
- the LOC117218293 gene encoding tRNA (carboxymethyluridine(34)-5-O)-methyltransferase ALKBH8 isoform X3 yields MEEKFIKKSLRKQQRAHHRLLKDMNIKCCNNPTKYLMICNAGLITGLKRETLQNITNSTVSKYDIIMPPNKSYCFIKFYSVEDAECTYKKIHGHVKINGLDTPLYATFTESVPDVDDQSSHELPPGLRLIENIITEEEENHLLSTIDWTNEESVSYDLKHRKVKHFGYEFQYNSNEVNPDIPITPIPEEYQFLQMLFKQYHNVSYEYDQLTINHYLPGQGIPPHVDTHSVFEDSILSLSLGSACIMDFKRDDEKVNILLPPRSLLIMSGEARYAWSHGICPRHNDIVKSTDGTTTQPRGTRVSFTFRKVRRGDCLCAFPQYCNIKRKSPTTLIDDKIATGLEFSYVHNVYENISNHFNETRHKQWPNVLKFLQSLNPGDILLDVGCGNGKYLHEQHNIFKVGCDRSQNLMKICYKKKFEVFLSDCLYLPYRDNSIDAAISIAVIHHLSTHERRKQAIAELARLLRPNGKCLIYVWAKEQEKDSTQTAYLKYACSLEKERRRKFSKILSRIRRRGTTAVVLTNTYG; encoded by the exons ATGGAAGAAAAATTCATTAAAAAGAGTCTCCGTAAACAACAACGAGCTCATCACAGACTTCTTAAAGATATGAATATTAAATGCTGTAATAATCCAACAAAg TATTTGATGATTTGCAATGCTGGTTTGATAACTGGACTCAAACGAGAAACATTACAAAATATTACAAACTCAACTGTTTcgaaatatgatataataatgccACCAAATAAATCCTATTGtttcattaaattttattcaGTGGAAGATGCTGAATGTACATATAAAAAAATTCATGGTCATGTAAAAATTAATGGTTTAGATACACCATTATATGCAACATTTACAGAATCAG TTCCTGATGTAGATGATCAGTCATCTCATGAACTTCCTCCAGGACTtagattaatagaaaatattataactgaagaagaagaaaatcaTTTATTGAGTACAATTGATTGGACTAATGAag AATCTGTTTCATATGATTTAAAACATAGAAAAGTTAAACATTTTGGCTATgaatttcaatataattcaaacgAAGTAAATCCTGATATACCAATTACACCTATTCCCGAAGAATATCAATTTTtacaaatgttatttaagcaatatcaCAACGTATCATATGAATACGATCAGTTAACAATAAACCATTATTTACCTGGGCAAG GAATTCCTCCACATGTTGATACACATAGCGTCTTTGAAGATTCTatattgtcattgtcattgggTTCAGCATGTATTATGGATTTTAAACGAGACGATGAGAAAGTCAATATTCTTTTACCTCCTCGTTCATTATTGATTATGTCGGGAGAGGCTCGTTATGCATGGTCCCATGGAATTTGCCCCAGACATAATGATATAGTCAAATCTACAGATGGAACAACGACACAACCACGTGGTACAAGAGTGTCATTTACATTTCGAAAAGTGAGAAGAGGTGATTGCCTTTGTGCTTTTCCACAATACTGTAACATTAAAAGAAAATCTCCCACTACTCTTATAGATGATAAAATAGCAACAGGACTAGAATTCTCTTATGTACATAAT gtttatgaaaatatttcaaatcATTTCAATGAAACTAGACATAAGCAGTGGCCAAACGTTTTAAAGTTTCTTCAATCATTAAATCCAGGTGACATTCTGTTAGATGTAGGTTGTGGAAATGGCAAATATCTTCATGAACAACATAATATATTTAAG GTTGGATGTGATCGAAGCcaaaatttaatgaaaatatgTTACAAAAAGAAATTTGAAGTTTTTTTATCTGACTGTTTATATTTGCCATATAGAGATAATAGTATAGATGCAGCAATAAGCATAGCAGTAATTCATCATCTTTCAACCCATGAAAGAAGAAAACAAGCAATTGCAGAATTGGCACGACTTCTTAGACCTAATGGAAAATGTTTAATTTATGTATGGGCAAAAGAACAAGAAAAAGATTCTACTCAAACTGCATACCTAAA ATATGCTTGTTCCTTGGAAAAGGAAAGAAGGAGGAAATTTTCTAAGATATTATCACGTATTCGAAGAAGGGGAACTACCGCAGTTGTGCTCACAAATACCTATGGTTAA